One Streptosporangium sp. NBC_01495 DNA window includes the following coding sequences:
- a CDS encoding PTS mannitol transporter subunit IICB, translating into MSEYTPTVTGTGARANIQRFGGYLAGMIMPNIGAFIAWGLITALFIPTGWLPNAEFAVLVDPIVKVLLPILIGYTGGRMVHGQRGAVVGAVATMGVVVGAESPMFLGAMIIGPLTAYLLKLFDGLVADRVKSGFEMLVDNFSAGIIGGAMALVGLKAVGPVVTEVTRVASEAVAWLIGNNLLPLASVVIEPAKVLFLNNAINHGVMGPLGVAQAAEAGKSILFMLESNPGPGLGLLLAFMFFGPRALRPSTPAAIIIQFFGGIHEIYFPYVLMKPRLILAVIAGGATGVLVFIVTGAGLVATPSPGSIFAFLAVTPRGGWFGTIAGVLAATLVSFAVASALLGFGRGKDETEEPPEETIEESPTAPTVKEA; encoded by the coding sequence ATGAGCGAATACACCCCGACTGTCACAGGAACCGGGGCAAGAGCGAACATCCAGCGTTTCGGCGGATATCTCGCTGGGATGATCATGCCGAACATCGGCGCGTTCATCGCCTGGGGCCTGATCACCGCTCTGTTCATCCCCACCGGCTGGCTTCCCAACGCGGAGTTCGCCGTCCTGGTCGATCCGATCGTCAAGGTGCTGCTGCCCATCCTGATCGGCTACACCGGCGGACGGATGGTCCACGGCCAGCGCGGCGCCGTGGTCGGCGCCGTCGCCACCATGGGCGTCGTCGTCGGCGCCGAGAGCCCGATGTTCCTCGGCGCGATGATCATAGGGCCGCTCACCGCGTACCTCCTGAAGCTGTTCGACGGGCTCGTCGCCGACCGCGTCAAGTCCGGCTTCGAGATGCTGGTGGACAACTTCAGCGCGGGCATCATCGGCGGCGCCATGGCTCTGGTGGGTCTCAAGGCCGTCGGTCCCGTCGTCACCGAGGTCACCCGTGTCGCGAGTGAAGCGGTCGCCTGGCTGATCGGCAACAACCTGCTGCCGCTGGCCTCGGTCGTGATCGAGCCCGCCAAGGTGCTGTTCCTCAACAACGCCATCAACCACGGCGTGATGGGCCCGCTGGGCGTGGCGCAGGCGGCCGAGGCGGGCAAGTCGATCCTGTTCATGCTGGAGTCGAACCCCGGCCCCGGCCTCGGCCTGCTCCTGGCCTTCATGTTCTTCGGCCCCCGCGCGCTGCGCCCCAGCACCCCCGCCGCGATCATCATCCAGTTCTTCGGCGGCATCCACGAGATCTACTTCCCGTACGTGCTCATGAAGCCCCGGTTGATCCTCGCGGTCATCGCCGGTGGCGCCACGGGCGTCCTGGTCTTCATCGTGACCGGAGCCGGGCTGGTGGCCACGCCGTCACCCGGCAGCATCTTCGCCTTCCTCGCGGTGACCCCCAGGGGCGGATGGTTCGGCACCATCGCCGGCGTCCTCGCCGCGACCCTCGTCTCCTTCGCCGTCGCGTCGGCGCTCCTCGGCTTCGGCAGGGGTAAGGACGAGACCGAGGAGCCCCCTGAGGAGACCATCGAGGAATCGCCGACCGCACCCACCGTCAAGGAGGCCTGA
- a CDS encoding PTS lactose transporter subunit IIB produces MPSIESKDIHKIVVACDAGMGSSVMLASQLRKQLKAQNIQVEHTPVNTIPADADVVVCHAGLANRARAGAPDKVLISFQVFIGDPSVTKLISTIKSGGTVNA; encoded by the coding sequence ATGCCCAGCATCGAGAGCAAGGACATCCACAAAATCGTCGTCGCCTGCGACGCGGGCATGGGCAGCAGCGTCATGCTCGCCAGCCAGCTCCGCAAGCAGTTGAAGGCCCAGAACATCCAGGTGGAGCACACCCCGGTCAACACGATCCCCGCCGACGCCGACGTGGTGGTCTGTCACGCCGGCCTGGCGAACCGGGCCAGGGCCGGAGCTCCGGACAAGGTGCTCATCTCGTTCCAGGTCTTCATCGGGGATCCCTCGGTGACCAAGCTGATCAGCACGATCAAGAGCGGCGGCACCGTCAATGCCTGA
- a CDS encoding PTS sugar transporter subunit IIA, giving the protein MPETAPLPLDPRAIRLAASATDRDDAIRQCGEALLAVGAVESAYIDTMLERERSISTYVGEGVAIPHGTLAAKDAVRHDAVSVVRFPGGVDWDGDRVTVCIGIAAKGDGHVRLLAELAQILMDPDQARALREATEVAEVVRLLQPNEEDEA; this is encoded by the coding sequence ATGCCTGAGACGGCGCCGCTGCCGCTGGACCCGCGCGCCATCCGGCTGGCGGCCTCGGCCACCGACCGCGACGACGCGATCAGGCAGTGCGGGGAGGCCCTGCTCGCCGTCGGCGCGGTGGAGAGCGCCTACATCGACACCATGCTCGAACGGGAGCGCTCGATCTCCACCTACGTCGGCGAGGGGGTCGCCATCCCGCACGGCACCCTGGCCGCCAAGGACGCCGTCCGGCACGACGCCGTCAGCGTCGTGCGCTTTCCCGGCGGCGTCGACTGGGACGGCGACCGGGTGACGGTGTGCATCGGCATCGCCGCCAAGGGCGACGGCCACGTACGGCTGCTCGCCGAACTCGCCCAGATCCTGATGGATCCCGACCAGGCCAGGGCCCTTCGCGAGGCGACGGAGGTCGCCGAAGTGGTCCGGCTGCTGCAACCGAACGAAGAGGACGAAGCATAG
- a CDS encoding zinc-dependent dehydrogenase: protein MKVARFYAPGDIRVEEAPEPVTGPGEIKIRVRNCSTCGTDAKIQKHGHHHIKPPRVMGHEIAGEVVEAVDAGEWAPGDRVQVIAAIPCGTCEECRRGRMTVCPNQESMGYHYDGGFAEYTIIPAKVLAVDGVNRVPDGVGFAEASVAEPLACVLNGQELARVGEGDDVVIMGSGPIGCLHVRLARARGAARVFLVDINAGRLEMAAGLVHPDAVVHGEDVVEQVLKLTDGRGADVVITAAASGAAQEQALRMAARQGRISFFGGLPKDNPIIQCDSNLVHYRELTIVGANGSSPAHNAQALRLIADGSVPVADLITHRLPLAEVLEGIDIVSRGEAIKVTIEP, encoded by the coding sequence GTGAAGGTCGCCCGTTTCTACGCCCCTGGCGACATCCGCGTCGAGGAGGCGCCGGAACCCGTCACCGGACCAGGCGAGATCAAGATACGCGTGCGCAACTGCTCGACCTGCGGCACCGACGCGAAGATCCAAAAGCACGGCCACCACCACATCAAGCCGCCCAGGGTCATGGGGCACGAGATCGCCGGCGAGGTGGTCGAGGCCGTCGACGCGGGCGAGTGGGCGCCGGGCGACCGGGTGCAGGTGATCGCCGCGATCCCCTGCGGGACGTGCGAGGAGTGCCGCCGGGGCCGGATGACCGTCTGCCCGAACCAGGAGTCGATGGGCTACCACTACGACGGCGGTTTCGCCGAGTACACGATCATCCCGGCGAAGGTCCTCGCGGTCGACGGCGTCAACCGCGTCCCGGACGGGGTCGGTTTCGCCGAGGCGTCGGTGGCCGAGCCGCTGGCCTGCGTGCTCAACGGCCAGGAGCTGGCCCGCGTGGGCGAGGGCGACGACGTGGTGATCATGGGCTCGGGCCCGATCGGCTGCCTGCACGTGCGGCTGGCGCGGGCGCGGGGCGCGGCGCGGGTCTTCCTCGTCGACATCAACGCCGGGCGGCTGGAGATGGCCGCCGGGCTGGTCCACCCGGACGCGGTCGTCCACGGCGAGGACGTCGTCGAGCAGGTGCTCAAGCTGACCGACGGCAGGGGGGCCGACGTCGTCATCACCGCCGCCGCCTCCGGCGCCGCCCAGGAGCAGGCGCTCCGGATGGCGGCCCGCCAGGGGCGGATCAGCTTCTTCGGCGGCCTGCCCAAGGACAACCCGATCATCCAGTGCGACTCCAACCTGGTCCACTACCGGGAGCTGACCATCGTCGGCGCCAACGGGTCCAGCCCGGCGCACAACGCCCAGGCCCTGCGGCTGATCGCCGACGGCTCGGTACCGGTCGCCGACCTGATCACGCACCGGCTGCCGCTCGCGGAGGTCCTGGAGGGCATCGACATCGTGAGCAGGGGCGAGGCCATCAAGGTGACCATCGAACCCTGA
- a CDS encoding HPr family phosphocarrier protein — translation MPERTVVVASSTGLHARPAKIFVQAAAKQGIPVRIRVGDGKPVPANSMLAVLALGATHGTEVTIEGEGPGADEALDALAELLARDLDAEETSRG, via the coding sequence ATGCCGGAGAGGACAGTGGTCGTCGCCTCAAGCACGGGCCTTCACGCCCGGCCCGCGAAGATCTTCGTGCAGGCCGCGGCCAAGCAGGGGATTCCCGTCCGCATCCGCGTCGGGGACGGCAAGCCCGTACCGGCCAACAGCATGCTCGCCGTACTGGCGCTGGGTGCCACGCACGGCACGGAGGTCACGATCGAGGGGGAGGGGCCGGGTGCCGACGAGGCGCTCGACGCCCTCGCCGAACTGCTCGCCCGCGACCTCGACGCCGAAGAGACCTCCCGTGGCTGA
- the ptsP gene encoding phosphoenolpyruvate--protein phosphotransferase: MAETLRGLGVSSGRAAGRVCRMAGPPELPAPSPVTDAGAELSRAMDALRATVSELAARAEKAPDADAKAILEAQSLIADDPSLHESVETSVRSGKSAAHAIDEACAHHRRALLAAGGYFAERAADLDDIRNRAVAAALGLPVPGVPDPGHPFVLVAGDLSPADTVNLDPGSVLALVTEKGGPTSHTAILARARGLPAVVACRGAGDIGEGTWVSVDGLRGEVEVGIGEEAAVEIQHRAEADRRRTGTSRGPGRTSDDHPVKLLLNIGSAADLAPSNRVPSAEGAEGVDAEGVGLFRTEFLFLDRREEPGYEEQVAAYAAVFRAAPGGHVVVRTLDAGTDKPLPFLGLAEETNPALGVRGLRVSRVRPEVLDTQLDAIAEAARATGAEPWVMAPMVTTVGEAADFAGRVRARGIAHVGAMVEVPAAALRAGRLLKELDFLSIGTNDLSQYTFASDRQHGELADLLDPWQAALLQLIADCAAAGQAAGKPVGVCGEAAADPLLATVLVGLGVTSLSMSAPGIPAVRESLAAHSLERCRDNARLALAADDPGEARRKIVPGR; this comes from the coding sequence GTGGCTGAGACGCTCAGGGGCCTGGGCGTGAGCTCGGGCCGGGCCGCCGGTCGGGTCTGCCGGATGGCCGGTCCTCCGGAGCTGCCCGCCCCCTCCCCCGTCACCGACGCCGGCGCCGAGCTCAGCCGGGCGATGGACGCGCTGCGGGCCACGGTCTCCGAGCTGGCGGCGCGGGCGGAGAAGGCTCCCGACGCCGACGCGAAGGCGATCCTGGAGGCGCAGTCCCTCATCGCCGACGACCCCAGCCTGCACGAGTCCGTGGAGACGAGCGTCAGGTCGGGGAAGAGCGCGGCGCACGCCATCGACGAGGCCTGCGCCCACCACCGGCGCGCGCTGCTGGCGGCGGGCGGCTACTTCGCCGAGCGCGCCGCGGACCTCGACGACATCCGCAACCGGGCCGTGGCGGCGGCGCTCGGCCTGCCCGTCCCCGGGGTGCCCGACCCCGGGCACCCGTTCGTCCTGGTCGCCGGGGATCTCTCCCCCGCCGACACGGTGAACCTGGACCCCGGATCCGTCCTCGCCCTCGTCACCGAGAAGGGCGGACCGACCAGCCACACGGCCATCCTGGCCCGCGCCCGCGGCCTGCCCGCCGTGGTCGCCTGCCGGGGAGCGGGTGACATCGGCGAGGGGACGTGGGTGTCGGTCGACGGCCTGCGGGGCGAGGTGGAGGTCGGTATCGGCGAGGAGGCCGCCGTCGAGATCCAGCACCGGGCCGAGGCCGACCGCCGCCGGACGGGCACCAGCAGGGGACCCGGCCGGACCTCCGACGACCACCCGGTCAAGCTGCTGCTCAACATCGGCTCGGCGGCCGACCTCGCACCTTCGAACCGCGTTCCCTCGGCGGAGGGGGCCGAGGGAGTGGACGCCGAGGGGGTGGGGCTGTTCCGCACGGAGTTCCTCTTTCTGGACCGGCGCGAGGAGCCGGGCTACGAGGAGCAGGTGGCCGCCTACGCCGCGGTCTTCCGCGCCGCGCCCGGCGGGCACGTCGTGGTCCGCACCCTCGACGCGGGCACGGACAAGCCGCTGCCGTTCCTCGGGCTGGCCGAGGAGACCAACCCGGCGCTGGGCGTACGAGGGTTGCGGGTCTCCCGGGTCAGGCCCGAGGTGCTCGACACCCAGCTCGACGCCATCGCCGAGGCGGCCCGCGCGACCGGGGCCGAGCCGTGGGTGATGGCGCCCATGGTGACGACGGTGGGCGAGGCCGCCGACTTCGCCGGACGGGTCCGCGCCCGGGGGATCGCGCACGTCGGGGCGATGGTGGAGGTGCCCGCCGCCGCGCTGCGCGCCGGGCGCCTGCTGAAGGAGCTCGACTTCCTGAGCATCGGTACCAACGATCTGAGCCAGTACACCTTCGCCTCCGACCGGCAGCACGGGGAACTCGCCGACCTGCTCGACCCCTGGCAGGCCGCGCTGCTCCAGCTGATCGCCGACTGCGCGGCGGCCGGACAGGCGGCGGGCAAACCCGTCGGCGTGTGCGGCGAGGCGGCGGCCGACCCGCTCCTGGCGACCGTCCTGGTCGGGCTGGGCGTCACCAGCCTGTCGATGTCCGCGCCCGGTATCCCCGCGGTACGGGAGAGTCTCGCCGCCCACTCCCTGGAGCGGTGCCGAGACAACGCCCGGCTCGCCCTGGCCGCCGACGATCCGGGAGAGGCCAGAAGGAAGATCGTCCCGGGCCGGTGA